One Pullulanibacillus sp. KACC 23026 DNA segment encodes these proteins:
- a CDS encoding crosslink repair DNA glycosylase YcaQ family protein, with protein MTTLKVDKLAIRRFLLERQGLLPSVKKTVKRRPSLDTIEKVIKQLECVQLDPVSVVERNQNLVLAARIPGFQPDQLDTLLSEGRLFEYWANAACTLPIEDYPLFKTIRERRFNRVKAELDAMKEVVKRIMDQLEKEGPLPSRVFKSEAKVHGYWDNQAPKTKETSHALNLLVDADLIRVVKRSGTERFFGITEQTLPKDLLEKAHSIDTDKAREALIDKYIRAYRVVDPRDSRFGWDVMPAAKRQAEVQHRVQKGLLIPLEIFGVKRPYFILSEDAERLVELSNTSSSRSPIGPITLLPPLDNLLWSRERVQDLFDFDYKWEIYTPQVKRRFGPYAMPILYGNQLIGRVDPLLDRKEGKLIIRFLHLEPSIKVTSALKNKLSQALVAFAQFHGVQDVEIQRLEPQDSL; from the coding sequence ATGACAACACTCAAGGTGGACAAGTTAGCCATTAGGCGATTTCTTCTTGAGAGACAAGGGCTTCTTCCTTCAGTAAAAAAAACGGTTAAGAGACGCCCTTCACTTGATACTATTGAAAAAGTGATCAAGCAGCTAGAATGCGTTCAGCTAGATCCCGTGTCAGTGGTCGAGCGCAATCAGAATCTCGTACTTGCGGCACGCATTCCCGGGTTTCAACCTGACCAACTGGACACCCTTCTTTCCGAGGGAAGGCTCTTTGAATACTGGGCTAATGCTGCCTGCACCCTACCTATTGAGGATTATCCCCTCTTCAAGACGATTCGCGAGCGCCGCTTTAATCGTGTTAAAGCCGAATTAGATGCCATGAAAGAGGTTGTAAAAAGAATCATGGATCAGTTGGAAAAAGAAGGGCCGCTCCCTTCACGCGTTTTTAAGTCGGAAGCAAAAGTCCATGGTTATTGGGACAACCAAGCTCCTAAGACAAAGGAAACTTCTCATGCGCTCAATCTGCTAGTCGATGCGGATCTGATTCGTGTCGTCAAACGTTCAGGCACCGAACGCTTTTTTGGAATCACTGAGCAGACACTTCCAAAGGATTTATTAGAAAAAGCCCATTCTATTGATACTGACAAGGCGCGAGAGGCACTCATTGATAAATACATAAGAGCTTACCGAGTCGTCGATCCTCGAGATTCCCGTTTTGGCTGGGATGTGATGCCTGCTGCCAAGCGCCAAGCGGAGGTCCAACACCGCGTCCAAAAAGGGCTGTTGATACCCTTGGAAATATTTGGTGTCAAACGTCCCTACTTTATCTTATCAGAAGATGCCGAACGGCTTGTGGAGCTTTCAAACACCTCGTCATCTCGCTCGCCCATTGGCCCCATCACCCTTTTACCGCCTCTAGATAACCTGCTCTGGAGCCGTGAACGTGTACAGGATCTTTTCGACTTTGATTACAAATGGGAGATTTACACGCCTCAAGTAAAGCGCCGATTCGGGCCGTACGCCATGCCCATCCTGTATGGTAATCAGCTTATTGGCCGTGTCGACCCGTTGCTCGATCGGAAAGAAGGCAAGCTCATCATCCGTTTCCTGCACCTTGAACCTTCTATCAAGGTCACCTCTGCACTTAAGAATAAACTGTCACAAGCTTTGGTGGCATTCGCTCAGTTTCATGGCGTGCAAGACGTTGAGATTCAAAGGCTAGAGCCCCAGGACTCTTTATAA
- a CDS encoding ABC transporter ATP-binding protein has protein sequence MVKRFFSYYVPHRRLFIMDFTCAIIVAILELGFPLAVQWFIDSLLPHGNWSTIVSVSAGLLALYVVSTFLQFIVSYWGHMLGINIETDMRQELFEHVQKQSFKFFDNVKTGHIMSRITNDLFDIGELAHHGPEDLFITIMTILGAFLIMLRINMTLALVTVCVLPFLTLLIVICNLKMNKSWDRMYEDIGNVNARVEDSVSGARVVQSFTNERHEISLFRKNNQTYRKAKLGAYFTMSYSDAGIYMLTRFMMLIVLVLGAWLSFKHRLSYGELVSFVLYVNVLFKPVDKISALMELYPRGMAGFKRFMDLLREEPEVVNRENAIEASELKGDIQFEHVRFQYDDNKPVLKGIDLRIQAGETVAFVGPSGAGKSTICTLIPRFYDVNEGRITIDGIDVRDMTKESLRSQIGIVQQDVFLFTGTLRENIAYGKLNATDEDIQDAARRAHLEEFIHSLPDGYETQIGERGLKLSGGQKQRIAIARMFLKNPPILILDEATSALDTETEMIIQSALNELAKNRTTLIIAHRLATIRHADRIVVVTEDGIAEEGRHDELVEKGGVFANLHRFQYQMQ, from the coding sequence ATGGTTAAGCGTTTTTTTTCGTATTATGTCCCGCATCGGCGACTGTTCATTATGGACTTCACTTGTGCGATTATTGTTGCTATTCTAGAACTGGGGTTTCCGCTTGCGGTTCAATGGTTTATCGATTCTCTGTTGCCGCATGGGAATTGGTCTACCATTGTATCAGTGAGTGCCGGACTGCTTGCACTCTATGTCGTCAGCACGTTCTTACAATTTATCGTGAGCTATTGGGGACATATGCTTGGAATTAATATTGAAACAGATATGAGACAAGAGTTGTTTGAACATGTTCAGAAGCAATCCTTTAAGTTTTTTGATAACGTGAAGACGGGGCATATTATGAGTCGAATTACCAATGACCTGTTTGATATAGGAGAGCTTGCTCATCATGGACCAGAGGATCTCTTTATTACGATTATGACGATTCTTGGTGCCTTTTTAATCATGCTCAGAATTAATATGACTTTGGCTCTTGTGACGGTTTGTGTATTGCCTTTTCTCACTCTATTGATTGTGATTTGTAATTTGAAAATGAATAAATCGTGGGATCGGATGTATGAGGATATTGGGAATGTGAATGCACGGGTAGAGGACAGTGTTTCCGGAGCCCGAGTTGTTCAGTCGTTTACGAATGAGCGCCATGAGATTTCCCTTTTCCGTAAGAATAATCAGACGTATCGAAAAGCCAAGCTTGGCGCTTATTTTACCATGTCCTATAGTGACGCAGGTATTTATATGTTGACTCGCTTTATGATGCTTATTGTCCTGGTGCTCGGGGCTTGGCTGAGCTTTAAGCACAGACTTTCTTATGGGGAACTGGTGAGTTTTGTTTTATATGTAAACGTATTGTTCAAGCCAGTTGATAAAATCAGTGCGTTAATGGAGCTTTATCCAAGAGGCATGGCAGGGTTTAAGCGATTCATGGACTTGTTAAGAGAAGAACCAGAGGTCGTCAATCGTGAGAATGCCATCGAGGCTTCCGAATTAAAAGGTGACATTCAGTTTGAGCACGTCCGATTCCAATATGATGATAATAAACCGGTGTTGAAAGGAATTGACCTAAGGATTCAAGCGGGAGAAACGGTTGCATTTGTCGGCCCGTCTGGAGCAGGGAAAAGTACGATTTGCACACTCATCCCTCGTTTTTATGATGTGAATGAAGGACGGATTACGATAGATGGAATTGATGTTCGTGATATGACGAAGGAATCCCTTCGTTCGCAGATTGGGATTGTTCAGCAGGACGTGTTCCTTTTTACAGGCACATTAAGGGAAAATATTGCTTATGGGAAGTTGAACGCGACAGATGAGGACATACAGGATGCGGCAAGACGAGCCCATCTGGAGGAGTTTATTCATTCCTTGCCGGACGGCTATGAGACCCAAATCGGGGAAAGAGGTCTGAAACTCTCAGGCGGTCAAAAGCAACGTATTGCCATCGCACGCATGTTCTTGAAGAATCCACCCATTTTGATTTTAGATGAAGCAACCTCTGCTCTGGATACCGAGACCGAAATGATTATTCAAAGTGCTTTGAATGAGCTTGCTAAGAATCGAACAACCTTGATTATTGCCCATCGACTGGCAACGATTCGACACGCGGACCGAATCGTTGTCGTCACAGAGGACGGGATTGCAGAGGAAGGCCGTCATGATGAATTAGTGGAAAAAGGCGGTGTGTTCGCAAACCTTCATCGTTTCCAGTACCAAATGCAATAA
- a CDS encoding aldo/keto reductase family oxidoreductase produces MRTIKLGTSNLEVPVVAVGCMRLNSLEKAQAERFVQKALDLGANFFDHADIYGGGTCEEIFADAIHMSDDVREKIILQSKCGIRPDKGMFDFSKEHILASVDGILKRLKTDYLDILLLHRPDTLVEPEEVAEAFDQLESSGKVRHFGVSNQNPMQINLLKKYVKQPIVANQLQLSITNSTMISQGFNVNMENDSAVNRDGSILDYCRLNDITIQPWSPFQYGFFEGVFLDNDKFPELNQKIDEIAKKYDVSNTTIAIAWLLRHPANMQPVTGTMNEGRLADCVKASEITLTREEWYEIFRAAGNVLP; encoded by the coding sequence TTGAGAACGATTAAACTTGGGACTAGTAATCTAGAAGTACCGGTAGTGGCAGTAGGCTGCATGCGCTTAAATTCACTGGAGAAAGCTCAAGCAGAACGTTTTGTTCAGAAGGCACTTGATCTTGGAGCCAATTTCTTTGACCATGCGGATATCTACGGCGGCGGGACATGCGAAGAAATTTTTGCAGATGCTATTCATATGAGTGACGACGTCCGAGAAAAAATCATTCTTCAATCTAAATGCGGCATTAGACCGGATAAAGGAATGTTCGATTTCTCCAAAGAACATATTTTGGCATCGGTTGACGGTATTTTAAAGCGTTTGAAAACAGACTATTTAGACATCCTTCTACTCCACCGTCCCGATACATTGGTTGAGCCAGAAGAAGTAGCTGAGGCTTTTGATCAATTAGAGAGTTCTGGCAAGGTTCGCCACTTCGGCGTTTCCAACCAAAACCCTATGCAAATTAACCTGCTAAAAAAATATGTCAAACAGCCGATTGTAGCGAATCAGCTTCAGTTGAGTATTACCAATTCAACGATGATCTCACAAGGCTTCAATGTAAACATGGAAAACGATTCTGCAGTCAACCGTGATGGCAGCATCCTTGACTATTGTCGGTTGAATGACATCACGATTCAGCCATGGTCCCCTTTCCAATATGGTTTCTTTGAAGGGGTTTTCCTTGATAACGACAAGTTCCCTGAATTAAATCAAAAAATTGATGAAATCGCTAAGAAATATGATGTAAGCAACACAACGATTGCCATTGCCTGGCTCCTTCGTCATCCGGCCAACATGCAGCCTGTCACTGGAACTATGAATGAGGGCCGTTTAGCCGATTGTGTGAAAGCAAGCGAAATCACTTTAACCCGTGAGGAATGGTATGAAATCTTCCGTGCAGCAGGGAATGTCCTTCCTTAA
- a CDS encoding LLM class flavin-dependent oxidoreductase, with protein MIGDNTSKNRGMEIGIYSLADLSPNPHTGKAISADQRLEELIQAAKLADEAGLDVFGLGEHHRLDYAISTPVVALSAISQVTKQIKLTSATTVLNTVDPVRLFEEFATLDILSKGRAEIIAGRGAFGEAFSLFGYDRSHYDQLFEEHLDLLQKLNTSKKVTWSGRYRTPLHDAEIAPRPAQKKIPIWVGVGGTLESASRAGRYGAGLAMGILLGDWQRFKALADLYRQAGQQAGYSPTELQVGVTGHAFIGKTTQQALDEYYPYHANYWMTLNQQLGKPTTPAIRDEFNFQASPDQALFVGSPQQVTEKILRQYEAFGHRRFLAQIDIGGMPFKTVAKNIELLATEVAPAVRKATQS; from the coding sequence ATGATTGGAGACAATACAAGCAAAAACAGGGGAATGGAAATAGGTATTTATTCTTTAGCCGACTTATCCCCCAATCCTCATACTGGGAAGGCAATCAGTGCCGACCAGCGGCTTGAAGAACTCATTCAAGCGGCAAAACTTGCTGATGAAGCAGGCTTGGATGTTTTTGGATTAGGTGAGCATCACCGTTTAGATTATGCTATTTCGACTCCTGTAGTAGCTCTTTCAGCTATCTCACAAGTGACGAAACAGATCAAACTTACAAGCGCGACGACTGTCTTAAATACAGTGGACCCTGTTAGACTGTTTGAAGAATTTGCAACGCTTGATATTTTATCCAAAGGAAGGGCAGAGATTATTGCCGGTCGCGGGGCATTTGGCGAAGCTTTTTCATTGTTTGGCTATGACCGATCGCATTATGACCAATTATTTGAGGAACATCTGGATTTACTTCAGAAGCTAAATACATCCAAAAAAGTAACGTGGAGCGGGCGCTATCGAACACCCCTTCATGATGCAGAAATTGCCCCTCGCCCTGCCCAGAAAAAGATTCCTATATGGGTTGGCGTAGGAGGAACGCTTGAGAGTGCTTCCAGAGCAGGCCGATATGGAGCGGGCTTAGCGATGGGGATTTTGTTAGGAGACTGGCAACGCTTCAAGGCGCTCGCGGACCTTTACCGGCAGGCGGGTCAACAAGCAGGTTATTCGCCGACTGAATTACAAGTGGGCGTGACCGGTCATGCGTTTATTGGAAAGACGACTCAACAAGCGCTTGATGAGTATTATCCCTATCACGCTAATTATTGGATGACGCTGAATCAGCAACTGGGTAAGCCGACAACACCAGCGATCCGTGACGAATTCAATTTTCAAGCCTCACCCGATCAAGCCTTATTTGTAGGAAGCCCTCAGCAGGTAACGGAAAAAATTTTGCGCCAATATGAAGCGTTTGGGCATCGGCGTTTCTTAGCCCAGATCGACATTGGCGGCATGCCTTTTAAAACAGTTGCCAAGAATATTGAGCTTTTAGCCACCGAGGTTGCTCCTGCCGTAAGAAAAGCAACCCAGTCATAA
- a CDS encoding YnfA family protein produces MFMAMGLFILAGITEIGGGYLIWLWIKDGYPLYIGLLGGISLILYGIIAAFQAFPSFGRVYAAYGGVFIFLSILWGWWIDKKTPDSYDWIGAAVCLIGASIILFAPRH; encoded by the coding sequence GTGTTCATGGCAATGGGTTTATTTATATTAGCCGGTATAACTGAGATTGGCGGCGGTTATTTGATCTGGCTGTGGATTAAGGACGGATACCCGCTTTACATAGGCCTATTAGGCGGTATTAGTCTCATCCTGTATGGAATTATTGCTGCCTTCCAAGCTTTTCCTTCCTTCGGCCGTGTGTACGCCGCTTATGGCGGTGTTTTTATCTTCCTATCCATCTTATGGGGCTGGTGGATCGATAAAAAAACACCCGATAGTTATGATTGGATCGGTGCAGCAGTGTGCCTAATCGGCGCCTCGATCATCCTCTTTGCACCCCGTCACTAA
- a CDS encoding YbaK/EbsC family protein translates to MSLESVKAHFQKWNRENDIMEFDSSSATVEEAAATIGVEPERIAKTLSFRGSDDLAVLVVAAGDAKIDNKKFRHFFGMKARMLSPEEVLEQTGHAIGGVCPFGLAHDLDVYLDVSLKRFHTVFPACGSRHSAIELNLDDLSTFSSAKDWIDVCKGWQNEEGESS, encoded by the coding sequence ATGTCTTTAGAAAGTGTGAAAGCCCATTTTCAAAAGTGGAACCGTGAGAATGATATTATGGAATTTGATTCTTCCAGTGCAACCGTTGAAGAAGCCGCCGCTACCATTGGCGTGGAGCCTGAGCGGATCGCTAAAACCTTATCATTTAGAGGCTCTGATGATCTGGCAGTCCTAGTAGTGGCAGCAGGGGATGCTAAAATTGATAATAAAAAGTTTCGTCACTTTTTTGGAATGAAAGCACGCATGCTAAGTCCTGAGGAGGTGCTAGAACAGACCGGACATGCTATCGGCGGTGTCTGTCCTTTTGGGCTCGCGCATGATTTGGATGTTTACCTAGATGTCTCACTCAAGCGATTTCATACCGTCTTTCCCGCTTGCGGAAGCCGACATTCAGCCATTGAACTGAATCTAGATGATTTGAGTACCTTTTCCTCGGCAAAGGACTGGATCGATGTTTGCAAGGGCTGGCAAAACGAGGAGGGAGAAAGTTCATAA